In one window of Gudongella oleilytica DNA:
- the metG gene encoding methionine--tRNA ligase, with protein MFHKERMIALKNFYLTTPIYYPSDNLHIGHTYTTVAADTIKRYKKLQGYDVFFTTGSDEHGQKIQEKAAQAGMSPQAYVDKIVADIKVLWNMLEIDYDSFIRSTDPKHEKAIADIFKKLYDKGEIYKDQYEGAYCTPCESFWSDSQLVDGNKCPDCGRETHLAKEEAYFFRLSKYRDKLLKLYEDNPEFIQPESRKNEMINNFLKDGLDDLSVSRSSFDWGIKVPFDEKHVVYVWIDALSCYLTALGYGTEDETNFNKFWPADVHLVGKEIVRFHTIIWPAILMALDLPLPKKVFGHGWILFEDDKMSKSKGNVIYPEPIIELYGIDAFKYFLMREFSFGQDGSFSREKFLQRLNSDLANDLGNLVSRTVSMVEKYNGGILPSPKAVEELDQTLITQATETAGKVEELMDKLNFSNALEEIWKLIRRTNKYVDETMPWILARDGNTERLDTVLYNLSESLRIVSILIQPFMVRTSDEIRKQLGVEGAVNWEDAKTWGFLKEGTKLQKGGIIFPRLDIKVELERLNTANNKLIEKRTGARKETKSEEKKPEAPVEVEPVEEITIDDFAKVQLKVAKVIACEDHPKADKLLVLTLKVGEEIRTVVSGIKQWYKAEDLVGKKVIVVANLKPVKLRGVESRGMIMAAEDADGNLTLLSTLEDIADGSSIS; from the coding sequence ATTTTCCATAAAGAGAGGATGATAGCTTTGAAAAATTTCTATTTAACGACCCCGATCTATTACCCCAGCGACAACCTGCACATAGGCCACACCTACACAACAGTTGCCGCTGACACCATCAAGCGCTATAAGAAGCTCCAGGGCTATGACGTATTCTTCACGACAGGCTCAGATGAGCACGGACAAAAGATCCAGGAAAAGGCAGCCCAGGCTGGAATGAGTCCCCAGGCTTACGTTGACAAAATAGTTGCCGACATAAAGGTACTTTGGAATATGCTCGAGATCGACTACGATTCCTTCATAAGGAGCACCGATCCAAAGCACGAGAAAGCCATAGCCGATATATTCAAGAAGCTATATGACAAGGGCGAGATATATAAGGACCAATACGAGGGAGCCTATTGTACGCCCTGCGAGTCCTTCTGGTCCGATTCCCAGCTGGTAGACGGCAACAAATGCCCGGACTGCGGCAGAGAGACCCATCTTGCCAAGGAGGAGGCATACTTCTTCAGACTTTCAAAGTACAGAGACAAGCTACTAAAGCTCTACGAGGACAATCCGGAGTTCATCCAGCCAGAGAGCAGGAAGAACGAGATGATAAACAACTTCCTCAAGGACGGATTGGATGACCTTAGCGTATCAAGAAGCAGCTTCGATTGGGGAATAAAGGTGCCCTTCGACGAGAAGCACGTGGTGTACGTATGGATAGACGCACTTTCATGCTACCTTACAGCCCTTGGGTACGGCACAGAGGATGAAACCAACTTCAACAAGTTCTGGCCGGCGGATGTACACCTGGTAGGAAAGGAAATAGTAAGGTTCCACACCATAATATGGCCAGCGATCCTGATGGCTCTTGACCTTCCCCTTCCCAAAAAAGTATTTGGCCATGGCTGGATCCTGTTTGAGGACGACAAAATGTCAAAATCAAAGGGCAATGTTATATATCCTGAGCCAATAATTGAGCTTTACGGCATAGATGCCTTCAAATACTTCCTTATGAGAGAATTCTCCTTTGGACAGGACGGCTCATTCTCAAGAGAGAAGTTCCTTCAAAGACTTAACTCGGACCTTGCGAACGATCTGGGGAACCTTGTATCAAGAACCGTGTCTATGGTAGAGAAGTATAACGGCGGGATCCTGCCTTCACCTAAGGCCGTTGAGGAGCTGGATCAGACCCTTATCACCCAGGCCACGGAAACAGCCGGCAAAGTTGAAGAATTGATGGACAAGCTTAATTTCTCCAATGCACTTGAGGAGATTTGGAAGCTCATAAGAAGGACCAACAAATATGTCGATGAGACCATGCCATGGATCCTCGCCAGGGACGGCAACACAGAAAGACTTGATACGGTTCTCTACAACCTGTCTGAGAGCCTGAGGATAGTATCGATCCTGATCCAGCCGTTTATGGTTAGGACCTCAGACGAGATAAGAAAACAGCTTGGAGTAGAAGGAGCAGTCAACTGGGAGGATGCAAAGACCTGGGGATTTCTTAAGGAAGGAACAAAGCTTCAAAAGGGAGGTATTATCTTCCCAAGACTTGATATAAAGGTTGAGCTTGAAAGACTGAATACAGCAAACAATAAGCTGATCGAGAAGAGGACTGGTGCCAGGAAGGAGACTAAATCCGAGGAGAAAAAGCCGGAGGCTCCTGTCGAAGTGGAGCCTGTTGAGGAGATAACCATTGACGACTTTGCAAAGGTTCAGCTTAAGGTCGCCAAGGTAATTGCATGCGAGGATCATCCAAAGGCCGACAAGCTCCTTGTCCTTACCCTGAAGGTAGGAGAGGAGATCCGCACCGTAGTATCCGGGATAAAGCAATGGTACAAGGCAGAGGACCTTGTTGGCAAGAAGGTCATAGTAGTGGCAAACCTTAAGCCTGTAAAGCTTAGAGGAGTTGAATCGAGAGGGATGATCATGGCTGCTGAGGATGCAGACGGCAACCTGACCCTTTTGTCAACACTTGAGGATATTGCAGATGGTTCATCCATCTCATAA
- a CDS encoding Veg family protein codes for MNSVAQIRKDLEGCIGKKVILRANRGRKKTTVKEGVLESAYPNLFVVRICNQYDSTRMVSYTYSDVLTSTVEVTICDETDRLIKIS; via the coding sequence ATGAATAGTGTTGCTCAGATCAGAAAAGACTTAGAGGGATGCATAGGCAAAAAAGTAATTCTTAGAGCCAACAGAGGTAGAAAGAAGACAACAGTGAAAGAGGGAGTACTTGAATCTGCTTATCCCAACCTTTTTGTAGTAAGGATTTGTAATCAGTACGACAGCACAAGGATGGTTTCCTACACCTACTCTGATGTACTTACATCTACCGTTGAGGTGACAATCTGCGACGAAACCGACAGACTAATAAAGATATCATAA
- a CDS encoding DUF1858 domain-containing protein has product MEIKKDMLIGELIRKKPEAIEILLRFGMGCVGCPSSQMESLEEAAMVHGLDLDRLMETLNA; this is encoded by the coding sequence ATGGAAATCAAGAAGGATATGCTTATTGGCGAGCTTATTAGAAAGAAGCCTGAAGCTATAGAGATTCTATTAAGATTCGGCATGGGTTGCGTTGGATGTCCGTCCAGCCAGATGGAGAGCCTTGAGGAAGCAGCGATGGTTCACGGCCTGGACCTTGACAGGCTTATGGAGACTCTTAACGCTTAA
- the ltrA gene encoding group II intron reverse transcriptase/maturase, whose translation MEQILSRENMLLAYKKVKANKGAGGIDNISVDEIDEYLKGNWEDIKERIRNRKYKPQPVLRVEIPKPNGGVRKLGIPTVMDRIIEQAIVQVITPIVEPHFSEYSYGFRPGRRAQQAVIKLLEYLNDGYIYIVDIDLEKFFDNVPQDKLMTLVGKIIQDPDTESLIAKYLKAGVMDKGKYEETNEGTPQGGNLSPILSNIMLNELDKELEARGLNFVRYADDCVIAVGSSAASNRVMNTITKWIERKLGLKVNAEKTRTTEPTKLKYLGFGFVKMDGKWEARPHRDSIVKFKRKLKQLTKRSWSISMDDRIKRLNWVIRGWINYFRIGKMKTNMIRIDGHLRTRIRIVIWKQWKTSQKRMWGLRKLGAPEWMVRQSVGFNNHYQAVAKTTGLRKISKEILAKRGLISCLDYYLN comes from the coding sequence ATGGAACAGATATTATCAAGAGAGAATATGCTGCTTGCATACAAGAAGGTAAAAGCCAACAAAGGAGCAGGAGGCATAGACAACATAAGTGTAGACGAAATTGATGAATATCTGAAAGGAAACTGGGAAGACATCAAGGAACGTATTCGTAACAGAAAGTACAAACCTCAGCCGGTGCTAAGAGTTGAAATACCAAAGCCAAATGGTGGAGTAAGAAAACTTGGTATACCCACAGTGATGGACAGAATCATAGAACAGGCAATAGTGCAGGTAATCACACCCATAGTGGAGCCACATTTCAGCGAATACAGCTATGGTTTCAGGCCGGGTAGACGAGCACAACAGGCAGTCATCAAACTATTGGAATATCTGAATGACGGATATATCTACATAGTGGATATTGACCTTGAGAAGTTCTTTGATAATGTACCACAAGACAAGCTGATGACCCTTGTAGGCAAAATCATACAAGACCCTGACACAGAATCACTCATAGCTAAATATCTAAAGGCAGGAGTGATGGACAAAGGAAAATATGAAGAAACCAACGAGGGGACCCCGCAGGGAGGAAACCTCTCCCCAATACTCAGTAACATCATGCTCAATGAGCTTGACAAAGAGCTTGAAGCAAGAGGACTTAATTTTGTTAGATATGCAGATGACTGTGTAATAGCAGTAGGAAGTAGTGCAGCTTCCAACAGAGTTATGAACACCATAACAAAATGGATAGAGAGAAAACTCGGATTAAAAGTCAACGCAGAAAAGACAAGAACCACAGAACCAACAAAGCTAAAATATTTAGGATTTGGTTTTGTGAAGATGGATGGTAAATGGGAGGCAAGGCCTCATCGGGACTCCATAGTTAAATTCAAGAGAAAACTCAAGCAGCTCACAAAACGCTCATGGTCAATCAGCATGGACGATAGAATAAAGAGACTCAATTGGGTAATCAGAGGCTGGATAAACTACTTTCGAATAGGTAAAATGAAGACTAATATGATACGAATAGATGGACACTTGCGTACAAGAATCCGTATCGTGATATGGAAGCAGTGGAAAACCAGTCAGAAGAGAATGTGGGGCTTAAGAAAACTCGGTGCTCCGGAATGGATGGTAAGACAGTCGGTAGGGTTTAACAACCATTACCAGGCAGTGGCTAAAACCACAGGTTTACGTAAAATATCAAAAGAAATCCTCGCAAAGCGAGGTCTCATTAGTTGTTTGGATTATTATTTGAATTGA
- a CDS encoding phage holin family protein — MKKKGLFSLLVKIFVSAVVLGIAAWLTPGFSISGGFGTLLITAVVVGLLSWGVVEFIGVKASPFGAGASGFLLTAVILYLTRYIVDGFSISIMGALLGALVLGIVDLVIPGNRFK; from the coding sequence ATGAAAAAGAAAGGTTTATTTTCACTCTTGGTCAAGATATTTGTGTCCGCAGTTGTGCTGGGTATTGCCGCCTGGCTGACACCTGGCTTCTCAATATCCGGAGGCTTTGGAACTCTGTTAATAACGGCTGTGGTTGTCGGGCTTCTAAGCTGGGGAGTGGTTGAATTCATTGGAGTTAAGGCATCGCCCTTTGGAGCTGGAGCGTCCGGCTTTCTACTGACTGCGGTGATCCTTTATCTGACAAGGTATATAGTCGATGGCTTTTCAATATCTATTATGGGGGCATTGTTGGGAGCTCTGGTTCTTGGGATAGTTGATTTGGTGATCCCGGGAAACAGATTTAAATAA
- a CDS encoding iron-sulfur cluster biosynthesis family protein — MKIDITNTAKEELVKVLANKKNENKLLRIYIAGYGUGGPSFGLALDELKDDDIQVEEGEFKFVLEDLLTENFGSFTIDFSDNWLRRGFSVYPDGAAASSC; from the coding sequence ATGAAAATCGATATAACCAATACTGCCAAAGAGGAACTGGTAAAGGTCCTGGCAAATAAAAAGAATGAGAATAAGCTATTGAGGATCTATATCGCAGGCTATGGTTGAGGCGGTCCATCCTTTGGATTGGCTCTGGATGAGCTAAAAGATGATGACATCCAGGTGGAAGAGGGAGAGTTCAAGTTTGTACTTGAGGATCTTCTTACTGAAAACTTTGGAAGCTTTACAATCGACTTCAGTGACAACTGGCTGAGAAGAGGATTTTCAGTGTATCCGGATGGAGCAGCTGCGTCAAGCTGTTAA
- a CDS encoding TatD family hydrolase yields MFIDSHAHLDDPRFDQDRENVIESLREDGVDVVINIGADKESSLSTLELARKYDNIYAVAGVHPHSASELEEDGLDWLREIAKEEKVVAIGEIGLDFYYDNSPRDIQRKWFKAQLQLAKELGLPVVIHTRDAAKETYDILKEAAADGKLKVLMHCYSGSAEMAMDYARLGFYIALGGAVTFKNARVPREVASVVPLENLMIETDCPYMTPEPFRGKRNEPKLVNLVAEKIAEIKAMPVEELAKATADNARNFFRLP; encoded by the coding sequence ATGTTTATAGATAGTCACGCCCACCTGGACGACCCAAGGTTCGACCAGGACAGGGAGAATGTAATTGAAAGCCTTAGGGAAGACGGCGTCGATGTGGTCATTAATATCGGTGCTGACAAGGAATCAAGCCTTTCGACCCTTGAGCTTGCAAGGAAATACGATAATATATATGCCGTAGCCGGAGTCCACCCCCATTCAGCCAGCGAGCTTGAGGAGGATGGTCTTGATTGGTTGAGGGAGATAGCCAAAGAGGAAAAGGTCGTGGCAATAGGTGAGATCGGGCTGGATTTTTACTACGATAATTCACCCAGGGATATACAGAGAAAATGGTTCAAGGCTCAGCTCCAGCTTGCAAAGGAGCTGGGTCTTCCCGTCGTTATCCACACAAGGGATGCCGCCAAGGAGACCTATGACATCCTTAAAGAGGCTGCAGCTGACGGGAAGCTGAAGGTCCTTATGCACTGCTATTCAGGAAGCGCGGAGATGGCAATGGATTATGCAAGGCTTGGATTCTACATTGCCCTTGGAGGAGCAGTCACCTTTAAGAATGCAAGAGTACCGAGGGAGGTTGCCTCAGTCGTACCACTTGAAAATCTAATGATAGAGACCGACTGTCCATACATGACACCTGAGCCCTTCAGAGGCAAAAGGAACGAGCCAAAGCTGGTGAACCTGGTGGCTGAGAAGATAGCAGAGATAAAGGCAATGCCAGTAGAGGAGCTTGCAAAGGCAACTGCCGATAATGCCAGGAACTTCTTCAGGCTGCCCTAA
- a CDS encoding HesB-like selenoprotein: MEITLTSSAKKEIEKAVSKIKGNSVPRVFLAGCGUSGPSFGMTLDEPKNDDMIIQIKGITLAIENKVAEEYNVLTIDYTNNWIRRGFIVSPYGATYSE; encoded by the coding sequence ATGGAAATAACTCTGACCAGCTCCGCAAAAAAAGAGATCGAAAAGGCTGTATCAAAGATCAAGGGAAATAGCGTACCAAGAGTATTTCTTGCAGGCTGTGGCTGAAGTGGACCATCGTTTGGAATGACTCTGGATGAGCCAAAAAATGATGATATGATAATTCAAATTAAAGGAATCACACTAGCGATCGAGAACAAGGTCGCAGAGGAGTACAATGTTCTTACCATAGACTACACCAATAACTGGATACGCAGAGGCTTCATCGTGAGCCCGTATGGAGCGACTTATAGTGAATAG
- the mgtE gene encoding magnesium transporter, which yields MDELNILELIEEKKYLQLKRILEEMNEVDIAEILDDLDLHTALLIFRMLPKDLAVEVFAHFSIEQQRDLVNAMTDKELNFILDELFFDDMIDLLEEMPANIVNKILMQSSSEERKLINQFLKYPPDSAGSIMTIEYVELRKTMTVREAMAHIKETGLSKETVYTCYVTDRNRKLEGIISLRILVVSDENALIEDLMEDEVIFVETHDDQETVAAVFVKYGFLAIPVVDKEHRLTGIITVDDIMDVMEQEATEDFQRMAAMAPSEEPYLTSSVFELSKKRVVWLLALMVTATISGRIIASYEKLLSSAVILAAFMPMLMNTGGSSGSQASTLVIRGLATGEIEMSDALRVVWKEFRVSILVGLVLAIVNFGRLMLFTEADFRISLTVSLTLVVTVVIAKMVGSIAPIAAKKLKMDPAIMAAPLITTVVDAVALMVYFGIASTLLNL from the coding sequence ATGGATGAACTGAACATTCTTGAACTTATTGAAGAAAAGAAATACCTCCAACTGAAAAGAATCCTGGAGGAGATGAACGAGGTCGACATTGCTGAGATACTTGACGATCTCGACCTTCACACAGCACTTCTCATATTCCGTATGCTGCCAAAAGACCTTGCAGTAGAGGTCTTCGCACACTTTTCTATCGAGCAGCAAAGGGATCTGGTAAATGCCATGACTGACAAGGAGCTCAATTTCATACTGGATGAGCTGTTCTTCGACGACATGATCGACCTTCTTGAGGAGATGCCGGCAAATATAGTAAATAAGATCCTTATGCAATCCAGCAGCGAGGAAAGAAAGCTGATCAATCAATTTCTGAAATACCCTCCTGATTCTGCGGGAAGCATAATGACAATAGAATACGTTGAGTTACGCAAAACCATGACTGTCAGGGAAGCGATGGCTCACATCAAGGAGACCGGCCTTTCAAAGGAGACGGTCTATACGTGCTACGTGACAGACAGGAACAGAAAGCTTGAAGGGATTATCTCTTTGAGGATTCTGGTGGTTTCAGATGAAAATGCCCTTATAGAAGACCTGATGGAGGATGAGGTCATCTTCGTGGAGACTCACGATGACCAGGAAACCGTTGCGGCAGTATTCGTTAAATATGGCTTCCTTGCGATTCCTGTTGTAGATAAGGAGCACAGGTTGACCGGTATCATAACCGTCGACGATATAATGGACGTCATGGAGCAGGAGGCCACAGAGGACTTCCAGAGAATGGCAGCGATGGCACCGTCTGAGGAGCCTTACTTGACATCAAGTGTATTTGAGTTATCTAAGAAAAGAGTAGTCTGGCTATTGGCCCTTATGGTCACTGCGACTATTTCGGGTAGGATCATTGCTAGCTATGAGAAGCTTTTAAGTTCGGCAGTCATACTTGCTGCATTTATGCCGATGCTTATGAATACAGGAGGTAGCTCCGGGTCCCAAGCCTCGACCCTTGTCATCCGTGGTCTGGCAACTGGAGAAATCGAGATGTCAGATGCATTAAGGGTGGTATGGAAGGAGTTTCGCGTCAGTATACTGGTTGGATTAGTTTTAGCTATAGTTAACTTCGGGCGGCTTATGCTGTTCACAGAGGCTGATTTCAGAATATCGCTTACAGTTTCGCTGACTCTCGTAGTCACAGTAGTAATTGCCAAAATGGTAGGAAGTATTGCTCCTATTGCAGCAAAGAAACTTAAAATGGACCCTGCCATAATGGCAGCTCCCCTGATCACAACAGTCGTTGACGCAGTTGCATTGATGGTGTATTTCGGGATAGCATCGACTTTGTTGAACCTGTAG
- a CDS encoding glutaredoxin family protein yields the protein MHEVTVYTSSTCPYCTLAKNHLAEKGVSYVEKNVSTDKEARKELMAMGHMGVPVIVIDGQEVVGFDKEKIDNLLKS from the coding sequence ATGCATGAAGTAACAGTTTATACAAGCAGCACTTGCCCATATTGCACACTGGCTAAGAACCACCTGGCTGAAAAGGGTGTTTCGTATGTAGAAAAAAATGTATCGACGGATAAGGAAGCAAGGAAAGAGCTTATGGCTATGGGACATATGGGAGTTCCGGTAATAGTGATAGACGGACAGGAAGTAGTGGGCTTCGACAAGGAAAAGATAGACAATCTGCTAAAATCATAG
- the rsmA gene encoding 16S rRNA (adenine(1518)-N(6)/adenine(1519)-N(6))-dimethyltransferase RsmA codes for MENKRLYSPKQVREVLDRHGFTFSKGLGQNFLIDGNIVRGIVRGAGITKDDYVLEIGPGMGTLTEELALNAKKVVAIELDNRLKPILEETLYPYDNVEVVYGDVLKLPLREIIDEKLGGGPVKVVANLPYYVTTPIIGRLLEEELPFKSISVMVQKEVADRMVARPDTKDYGSLTLFVSFYTKPEIILKVPKTVFMPQPKIDSSVIRLTIKDELPDTNRESFFKLVRAAFSKRRKTLINALSTYGLEADKDELRAALVRAGIDETVRGEDLALEDYVRLARELPKL; via the coding sequence ATGGAGAATAAAAGACTGTATTCCCCAAAGCAGGTCAGAGAGGTTCTTGACAGACACGGCTTTACCTTTTCCAAGGGCCTTGGACAAAACTTCCTGATAGACGGCAACATTGTAAGAGGGATCGTAAGAGGTGCCGGTATCACAAAGGACGATTATGTTCTCGAGATAGGCCCGGGCATGGGGACTCTTACAGAGGAGCTCGCCCTCAATGCAAAAAAAGTTGTTGCCATAGAGCTTGACAACAGGCTTAAGCCCATACTTGAGGAGACCCTTTATCCCTACGATAATGTCGAGGTGGTATATGGAGATGTCCTTAAGCTCCCCTTGAGGGAAATAATCGATGAAAAGCTTGGAGGCGGCCCCGTTAAAGTGGTCGCCAATTTGCCATACTATGTTACCACGCCGATAATTGGAAGACTTCTTGAGGAGGAGCTGCCTTTCAAATCTATAAGCGTCATGGTGCAAAAAGAAGTGGCAGATCGAATGGTTGCAAGGCCGGACACCAAGGACTACGGCTCTCTTACCCTGTTTGTAAGCTTCTATACTAAGCCTGAGATCATATTGAAGGTCCCTAAGACAGTATTTATGCCTCAGCCTAAGATAGACAGCTCGGTAATCAGACTCACGATCAAGGACGAGCTTCCGGATACCAACAGGGAAAGCTTTTTTAAGCTTGTTCGAGCAGCATTCTCCAAACGAAGAAAGACTCTGATAAACGCACTGTCAACCTATGGTCTTGAGGCTGACAAGGACGAGCTTAGAGCTGCATTGGTCCGTGCAGGCATAGACGAGACGGTGCGGGGTGAGGACCTGGCACTGGAGGACTATGTAAGGCTTGCAAGGGAACTGCCGAAGCTGTAA
- the mgtE gene encoding magnesium transporter, with protein MDEIYILELIEEKKYLQLKKILEEMNEVDIAEILDDLDLHTALLIFRMLPKDLAVEVFAHFSIEKQRDIVSSITDKELNYIIEELFFDDMIDMLEEMPANIVNKILSRATKEERELINQFLKYPPDSAGSIMTIEYVELKKTMTVREAMAHIKETGLMKETVYTCYVIDRNRKLEGIVSLRNLVTSDERILIGDLMEEDIIYVETHDDQEKAANIFIKYGLIALPVVDKEGRLTGIITVDDIMDVMETEATEDFQRMAAIAPSETPYLETKVVELAKHRIIWLLILMVSATISGAIITNYENVLSSVVILTSFLPMLMDTSGNAGSQSSTLIVRGLATGEIELIDAPKVLWKEFRISLTVGTTLAVINFARLLFIEKASYAISGLVSVTLIFAVVIAKVIGGILPIAAKKVKLDPAIMAGPLITTIADALSLVVYFSIASAIFKI; from the coding sequence ATGGATGAAATATACATTCTTGAACTTATCGAAGAAAAAAAATACCTCCAGCTAAAAAAAATCCTGGAGGAGATGAACGAGGTCGACATAGCTGAGATACTTGATGACCTCGATCTTCACACTGCTCTCCTAATCTTTCGCATGCTGCCTAAAGACCTTGCAGTAGAGGTTTTTGCGCACTTCTCAATTGAGAAGCAAAGAGATATCGTAAGCTCTATTACTGACAAGGAGCTCAACTACATTATTGAGGAGCTCTTTTTTGACGACATGATAGATATGCTGGAGGAAATGCCTGCTAATATCGTCAACAAGATCCTGTCAAGAGCCACTAAGGAAGAGCGGGAGCTGATAAACCAATTCCTTAAGTATCCCCCTGATTCAGCCGGAAGCATAATGACAATAGAATATGTCGAGCTCAAAAAGACCATGACAGTCCGAGAAGCTATGGCACATATAAAGGAGACCGGCCTTATGAAGGAGACGGTCTATACTTGTTATGTCATTGATAGGAACAGAAAGCTTGAAGGGATAGTCTCTTTAAGAAACCTGGTCACTTCCGATGAAAGGATCCTCATTGGGGACCTGATGGAGGAGGATATCATTTATGTAGAGACTCATGACGACCAGGAAAAGGCTGCCAATATTTTCATAAAATACGGCCTTATTGCTTTGCCGGTAGTTGATAAAGAGGGACGGCTTACAGGGATAATCACAGTAGATGACATCATGGATGTAATGGAGACAGAAGCAACCGAGGACTTCCAAAGGATGGCTGCAATTGCACCGTCAGAAACTCCTTACCTTGAAACGAAGGTTGTGGAGCTGGCCAAACACAGAATAATATGGCTCCTTATACTGATGGTTTCGGCAACTATTTCAGGGGCTATCATAACAAATTATGAGAATGTGTTAAGCTCTGTCGTCATACTTACATCTTTTCTTCCGATGCTTATGGATACCAGCGGGAATGCAGGAAGCCAATCCTCAACACTTATCGTACGTGGACTTGCAACTGGGGAGATAGAGCTTATAGATGCTCCAAAGGTCCTGTGGAAGGAATTCAGGATCTCACTGACGGTCGGAACAACACTTGCTGTGATTAATTTCGCACGGTTATTATTTATTGAAAAAGCTAGTTATGCTATATCTGGATTGGTCTCTGTCACACTAATTTTTGCAGTTGTTATTGCAAAGGTAATTGGAGGTATCCTTCCAATTGCAGCTAAAAAAGTAAAGCTTGACCCGGCGATTATGGCGGGACCATTGATCACTACGATAGCAGATGCATTGAGCCTTGTAGTATATTTTTCCATAGCATCAGCAATATTCAAAATCTAA
- the rnmV gene encoding ribonuclease M5: MIKEVIVVEGRDDITAVKAALECEVIATNGFGYGKSLIRTLKSLQERRGLIILTDPDFGGERIRKDLSKHIPNCKHAFLPQGKALKKGDVGVENATPDDIREAIQKARPNNVEKVDTFDWEDILMFNLAGGKGSSERRERLGEILGIGYCNGKQILKRLNHLGVTRDEFIRAMERIDEDGE, translated from the coding sequence ATGATCAAGGAAGTAATCGTAGTAGAAGGCAGAGACGATATAACCGCAGTTAAAGCCGCCCTTGAGTGCGAGGTAATCGCAACCAACGGCTTTGGCTATGGGAAGTCATTAATAAGGACCTTGAAGTCCCTCCAGGAAAGGAGAGGGCTTATTATCCTTACCGATCCGGACTTCGGAGGAGAGAGGATCAGAAAGGACCTTTCAAAGCACATCCCCAACTGCAAGCACGCCTTCCTTCCACAGGGGAAAGCCCTTAAGAAGGGAGACGTCGGAGTTGAAAACGCAACACCTGACGATATCCGTGAAGCCATACAGAAAGCAAGGCCAAATAATGTTGAGAAGGTTGATACATTTGACTGGGAGGACATCCTCATGTTCAACCTTGCAGGTGGAAAGGGCTCAAGCGAAAGGCGTGAGAGGCTTGGAGAGATACTTGGAATCGGCTACTGCAACGGAAAGCAGATACTAAAAAGGCTCAACCACCTTGGGGTAACCAGAGACGAATTTATAAGGGCCATGGAAAGGATCGATGAGGATGGAGAATAA